The Pseudomonas azadiae genome includes a window with the following:
- a CDS encoding glyceraldehyde-3-phosphate dehydrogenase, with amino-acid sequence MWKVTVTQKPDQCLGEWIDREALAEAMIPLIGQLYRNNNVVSSIYGRSLINQSVIAILKAHRFARHRSADDSELSVHETFPLLKAMSELKLGAASVDLGKLAYKFRQEGAGRSAEQFVREEMADVVGQQNAAARKGTDVVLYGFGRIGRLLARILIEKTGGGDGLRLRAIVVRKGAENDLTKRASLLRRDSVHGPFNGTIVIDEENNTITANGNLIQVIYAKNPSEVDYTQYGIKDALLVDNTGVWRDAEGLGQHLACPGVDRVVLTAPGKGKLKNIVHGINHGEITADDKIVSAASCTTNAIVPVLKAVNDKFGIINGHVETVHSYTNDQNLIDNFHKGDRRGRSAALNMVITETGAATAAAKALPELAGKLTGNAIRVPTPNVSMAILNLNLETAATREEMNEYLRYMALHSDLHKQIDFVNSQEVVSTDFVGSRHAGVVDAEATISQDNRVVLYVWYDNEFGYSCQVVRVMEDMAGVNPPAFPR; translated from the coding sequence ATGTGGAAGGTTACCGTGACTCAGAAGCCCGACCAGTGTCTTGGTGAATGGATCGACCGTGAAGCACTCGCAGAAGCGATGATCCCGCTCATCGGTCAGCTGTACCGCAATAACAATGTGGTGAGCTCGATCTATGGCCGCAGCCTGATCAACCAGTCCGTCATCGCGATTCTCAAAGCGCACCGCTTTGCGCGTCACCGTTCCGCCGACGACAGCGAACTCTCCGTCCACGAAACATTCCCCCTGCTCAAAGCCATGAGCGAGCTCAAGCTCGGCGCGGCTTCGGTCGACCTGGGCAAGCTGGCCTATAAATTCCGCCAGGAAGGCGCCGGCCGCAGCGCCGAGCAGTTCGTGCGCGAAGAGATGGCCGATGTGGTTGGCCAGCAAAACGCCGCCGCCCGTAAGGGCACTGACGTGGTCCTGTACGGTTTCGGTCGTATCGGCCGCCTGCTGGCGCGCATCCTGATCGAAAAAACCGGCGGCGGCGACGGCCTGCGCCTGCGTGCCATCGTGGTGCGCAAAGGCGCCGAGAACGACCTGACCAAGCGCGCGAGCCTGCTGCGCCGCGACTCGGTACACGGTCCGTTCAACGGCACCATCGTCATCGACGAAGAAAACAACACCATTACCGCCAACGGTAACCTGATCCAGGTGATCTACGCGAAGAACCCGTCCGAGGTGGATTACACCCAGTACGGCATCAAGGACGCCCTGCTGGTGGACAACACCGGTGTATGGCGTGACGCCGAAGGCCTGGGCCAGCACCTGGCCTGCCCGGGTGTCGACCGCGTTGTCCTGACGGCGCCTGGCAAGGGCAAGCTCAAGAACATCGTGCACGGCATCAACCACGGTGAAATCACCGCTGACGACAAGATCGTGTCCGCCGCATCCTGCACCACCAACGCCATCGTGCCGGTGCTCAAGGCTGTGAATGACAAGTTCGGCATCATCAACGGCCACGTCGAAACCGTTCACTCGTACACCAACGACCAGAACCTGATCGACAACTTCCACAAGGGCGACCGCCGTGGTCGCAGCGCCGCGTTGAACATGGTGATCACCGAGACCGGTGCCGCCACCGCTGCCGCCAAGGCCCTGCCTGAGCTGGCCGGCAAGCTCACCGGCAACGCGATCCGTGTGCCGACGCCGAACGTGTCGATGGCCATTCTCAACCTGAACCTTGAGACAGCCGCCACCCGTGAAGAGATGAACGAGTACCTGCGCTATATGGCGCTGCACTCCGATCTGCACAAGCAGATCGACTTCGTCAATTCCCAGGAAGTGGTGTCCACCGACTTCGTGGGCTCGCGCCACGCCGGTGTGGTGGACGCCGAGGCGACCATCAGCCAGGACAACCGCGTTGTGCTGTACGTGTGGTACGACAACGAGTTCGGCTACAGCTGCCAGGTGGTGCGGGTGATGGAAGACATGGCTGGGGTCAACCCGCCGGCGTTTCCGCGCTAA
- the sthA gene encoding Si-specific NAD(P)(+) transhydrogenase — MAVYNYDVVVLGSGPAGEGAAMNAAKAGRKVAMVDSRRQVGGNCTHLGTIPSKALRHSVRQIMQFNTNPMFRAIGEPRWFSFPDVLKSAEKVISKQVASRTGYYARNRVDLFFGTGSFADEQTIEVVCPNGVVEKLVAKHIIIATGSRPYRPADIDFHHPRIYDSDTILSLGHTPRKLIIYGAGVIGCEYASIFSGLGVLVELVDNRDQLLSFLDSEISQALSYHFSNNNITVRHNEEYERVEGLDNGVILHLKSGKKIKADALLWCNGRTGNTDKLGMENIGVKVNSRGQIEVDENYRTCVANIYGAGDVIGWPSLASAAHDQGRSAAGSIIDNGSWRYVNDVPTGIYTIPEISSIGKNENELTKAKVPYEVGKAFFKSMARAQIAGEPQGMLKILFHRETLEVLGVHCFGYQASEIVHIGQAIMNQPGELNTLKYFVNTTFNYPTMAEAYRVAAYDGLNRLF; from the coding sequence ATGGCTGTCTACAACTACGACGTGGTGGTACTGGGTTCCGGCCCGGCGGGAGAAGGCGCGGCGATGAATGCCGCCAAGGCGGGGCGTAAGGTGGCGATGGTCGATAGCCGTCGCCAGGTCGGCGGTAACTGCACCCACTTGGGTACCATCCCGTCCAAGGCTTTGCGTCACTCGGTGCGCCAGATCATGCAGTTCAACACCAACCCGATGTTTCGGGCCATTGGCGAGCCGCGCTGGTTCTCGTTCCCGGACGTGTTGAAAAGCGCCGAAAAAGTCATCTCCAAGCAAGTGGCGTCGCGTACCGGTTACTACGCCCGTAACCGCGTCGACCTGTTCTTCGGCACCGGCAGCTTCGCCGACGAGCAAACCATCGAGGTGGTCTGCCCCAACGGCGTGGTCGAGAAGCTGGTGGCCAAGCACATCATCATCGCCACCGGTTCGCGCCCGTATCGCCCGGCGGACATCGATTTCCACCACCCGCGCATCTACGATAGCGACACCATCCTGAGCCTGGGCCATACCCCGCGCAAACTGATCATCTATGGCGCCGGCGTGATCGGCTGTGAATACGCCTCGATCTTCAGCGGCCTGGGCGTACTGGTGGAACTGGTGGATAACCGCGACCAGTTGCTGAGCTTCCTCGACTCGGAAATCTCCCAGGCGTTGAGCTACCACTTCAGCAACAACAACATCACCGTGCGTCACAACGAGGAGTACGAGCGGGTTGAAGGCCTGGACAACGGCGTGATCCTGCACCTCAAGTCCGGCAAGAAGATCAAGGCCGACGCCTTGCTGTGGTGCAACGGCCGTACCGGCAACACCGACAAGCTGGGCATGGAGAACATCGGGGTCAAGGTCAACAGCCGTGGCCAGATCGAAGTGGACGAGAACTACCGCACTTGCGTTGCGAACATCTACGGCGCCGGCGACGTGATCGGCTGGCCGAGCCTGGCCAGCGCCGCCCATGACCAGGGCCGTTCTGCGGCCGGCAGCATCATCGACAACGGCAGCTGGCGCTACGTGAACGACGTGCCGACCGGGATCTACACCATTCCCGAGATCAGCTCGATCGGCAAGAACGAGAACGAACTGACCAAGGCCAAGGTGCCTTACGAAGTGGGCAAGGCGTTCTTCAAGAGCATGGCGCGTGCGCAGATCGCCGGCGAGCCGCAAGGCATGCTGAAGATCCTGTTCCACCGCGAAACCCTGGAAGTGCTCGGCGTGCATTGCTTCGGCTACCAGGCCTCGGAGATCGTGCACATCGGCCAGGCGATCATGAACCAGCCGGGTGAACTCAATACGCTCAAGTATTTCGTCAACACCACGTTCAACTACCCGACCATGGCTGAAGCCTATCGGGTAGCGGCCTACGACGGCCTCAACCGGCTTTTTTGA
- a CDS encoding glycerophosphodiester phosphodiesterase — protein MTLIYGHRGAKGEAPENTLTSFQECLKHGVRRCELDLHLSMDGELMVIHDPTLKRTADRRGKVVEYSAADLTKMDARKGGPGWVQPCPIPRLEELFEKCDFDHWQLEVKSASRTRAATTVLAIREMAVRFGLMDKVTVTSSSREVLKAAIELTPDLSRGLVAEYAWLDPLKVAQNYGCEYLALNWTLCTPERLQKAQRQGLHVSVWTVNEPALMRRLADFGVDSLITDFPGLATATLGNY, from the coding sequence GTGACCCTGATCTACGGCCACCGCGGTGCCAAAGGCGAAGCACCGGAAAACACCCTGACCAGCTTCCAGGAGTGCCTCAAGCACGGTGTACGCCGTTGCGAACTGGACCTGCACTTGTCCATGGACGGCGAGCTGATGGTCATTCACGACCCGACCCTCAAGCGCACCGCCGACCGGCGCGGCAAAGTCGTCGAGTACTCGGCGGCGGACCTGACCAAGATGGACGCACGCAAGGGCGGCCCCGGCTGGGTCCAGCCCTGCCCGATCCCGCGCCTGGAGGAGTTGTTCGAAAAATGCGACTTCGATCACTGGCAACTGGAAGTCAAAAGCGCCTCGCGCACCCGCGCCGCCACCACCGTACTGGCGATCCGCGAGATGGCCGTGCGCTTTGGCCTGATGGACAAAGTCACCGTCACCTCAAGTTCGCGGGAAGTGCTGAAAGCGGCAATTGAACTCACCCCCGACCTGTCACGTGGCCTGGTCGCCGAATATGCCTGGCTCGACCCGTTGAAGGTCGCGCAGAACTATGGCTGTGAGTACCTGGCGTTGAACTGGACGTTGTGCACCCCCGAGCGCCTGCAAAAAGCCCAGCGCCAGGGTTTGCACGTGTCCGTGTGGACCGTCAACGAACCTGCGCTGATGCGCAGGCTCGCCGACTTTGGCGTAGATAGCCTGATTACAGACTTTCCCGGTTTGGCCACTGCCACCCTCGGGAATTACTGA
- a CDS encoding PilZ domain-containing protein: protein MSTLDEEERREYYRIDDMIALQIKSLSAPEAASKEVLLDDSPLFNLLSELHLSEFEAQHLLRQLSEKDRTLAAFLRVQNKRLDLLSQIMARGLLDEVGAPQPVIISEGGIDFQHATSLTVGAHLAVKLVLMPQALGLLLRARVTHCDAKGDGFDVGTEFESMTDAQRQLLARYILQKQAQERRLAREQSDAQDT, encoded by the coding sequence ATGTCGACATTAGATGAAGAAGAGCGCCGCGAATACTACCGTATCGACGACATGATCGCACTCCAAATCAAAAGCCTGTCTGCCCCCGAAGCGGCGAGCAAGGAAGTGTTGCTCGATGATTCGCCGCTGTTCAACCTGCTCAGCGAATTGCACCTGAGTGAATTCGAAGCCCAGCACCTGCTGCGCCAGCTCAGCGAGAAAGATCGCACCCTCGCCGCGTTCCTGCGCGTGCAGAACAAACGCCTGGACCTGCTCAGCCAGATCATGGCGCGCGGCCTGCTGGATGAAGTCGGTGCGCCGCAGCCGGTGATCATTTCCGAGGGCGGTATCGACTTCCAACACGCCACTTCCTTGACAGTGGGCGCACACCTGGCGGTCAAGCTGGTGCTGATGCCCCAGGCGCTCGGCCTGCTGTTGCGCGCGCGCGTCACCCATTGCGATGCCAAGGGTGACGGCTTTGACGTGGGCACGGAATTCGAATCCATGACCGATGCCCAACGCCAGTTGCTCGCGCGCTATATCCTGCAGAAACAAGCCCAGGAACGGCGCCTGGCACGGGAACAGAGCGACGCCCAAGACACTTGA
- a CDS encoding lipoprotein-releasing ABC transporter permease subunit: protein MFRPLFVFIGTRYTRAKRRNHFVSFISLTSMIGLALGVVVMIVVLSVMNGFDHEMRTRVLGMVPHATIEGDAPISDWQSLADKVKQNPKVLAVAPFTQMQGLLTNDGKVQKILLNAIDPAQERNVSIIDKFMLQGKIDDLAPGSFGIVIGDKAAAKLGVGMGDKLTFVAPEVTVTPAGMFPRMKRFTVVGIFHVGAGEIDGYLGLTNLTDLARLHRWQPDQVQGLRLKFNDLFDAPRGAWEIAQHLGESQYYARDWTRTHGNLYQAIRMEKAMIGLLLLLIVAVAAFNIISTLVMVVNDKKGDIAILRTLGATPGQIMAIFMVQGTVIGVVGTLIGTAVGILAALNVSAAIALLEKVIGHKFLNADVYFIDYLPSQVQAQDVLMVGGAALVLSFLATLYPAWRAARTQPAQALRYE, encoded by the coding sequence ATGTTCAGACCTCTCTTCGTATTTATCGGCACGCGTTATACCCGTGCAAAGCGTCGCAATCATTTTGTGTCGTTCATTTCCCTGACCTCGATGATCGGGCTCGCCTTGGGCGTGGTCGTGATGATCGTGGTGCTCTCGGTGATGAACGGCTTCGATCATGAGATGCGCACCCGCGTGCTGGGCATGGTGCCCCACGCGACCATCGAGGGCGATGCGCCCATCAGCGACTGGCAAAGCCTGGCCGACAAGGTCAAGCAGAACCCCAAGGTGCTGGCCGTGGCGCCGTTCACCCAGATGCAGGGGCTGCTGACCAACGACGGCAAGGTGCAGAAAATCCTGCTCAATGCCATCGACCCGGCCCAGGAACGCAACGTCTCGATCATCGACAAGTTCATGTTGCAGGGCAAGATCGATGACCTTGCGCCGGGCAGCTTCGGCATCGTCATCGGCGACAAGGCCGCGGCCAAGCTCGGCGTGGGCATGGGCGACAAGCTGACCTTCGTCGCGCCGGAAGTCACCGTGACCCCGGCCGGCATGTTCCCGCGCATGAAGCGCTTTACCGTGGTCGGCATCTTCCACGTCGGCGCTGGCGAGATCGACGGCTACCTCGGCCTGACCAACCTCACCGACCTGGCGCGCCTGCATCGCTGGCAGCCGGACCAGGTGCAAGGCCTGCGCCTGAAGTTCAACGACTTGTTCGACGCACCGCGCGGCGCCTGGGAAATCGCCCAGCACCTGGGCGAATCCCAGTATTACGCCCGCGATTGGACCCGTACCCACGGTAACCTGTACCAGGCCATCCGCATGGAAAAAGCCATGATCGGCCTGCTGTTGCTGCTGATCGTCGCCGTCGCAGCGTTCAACATCATCTCCACGCTGGTGATGGTGGTGAACGACAAGAAGGGTGATATCGCCATCCTGCGCACGCTTGGCGCCACGCCGGGGCAGATCATGGCGATCTTTATGGTGCAAGGCACGGTGATCGGCGTGGTCGGCACCTTGATCGGCACCGCCGTCGGGATTCTGGCCGCGCTGAACGTCAGTGCCGCGATTGCCTTGCTTGAGAAAGTGATCGGCCACAAGTTTCTCAACGCCGACGTCTACTTCATCGACTACTTGCCGTCCCAGGTTCAGGCCCAGGACGTGTTGATGGTGGGCGGCGCGGCGTTGGTGCTGAGTTTCCTTGCCACCCTGTATCCAGCCTGGCGCGCGGCACGTACCCAGCCAGCACAGGCCTTACGTTATGAGTGA
- the lolD gene encoding lipoprotein-releasing ABC transporter ATP-binding protein LolD: MSEKAILSCRNLGKSYEEGPESVVVLSNLQLELHPGERVAIVGSSGSGKSTLLNLLGGLDTPSQGSVWLAGEELSALNEKARGQLRNRSLGFVYQFHHLLPEFTALENVCMPLLIGKTAIPQARQRAKALLERVGLGHRLEHKPAELSGGERQRVAIARALVNNPGLVMLDEPTGNLDSHTAQGIKDLMLELSTQMRTAFLVVTHDMSMARQMDRVLHLQEGHLVAI, encoded by the coding sequence ATGAGTGAAAAAGCAATCCTGAGCTGCCGCAATCTGGGCAAATCCTACGAGGAAGGCCCTGAGTCGGTGGTGGTGCTGTCCAACCTGCAACTTGAACTGCACCCTGGCGAGCGCGTGGCGATCGTCGGCAGTTCCGGTTCCGGCAAAAGTACCTTGCTGAACCTGCTGGGCGGCCTTGATACGCCGTCCCAGGGCAGCGTGTGGCTGGCCGGCGAAGAACTGTCTGCCCTGAATGAAAAGGCCCGTGGCCAGTTGCGCAACCGTTCGCTCGGTTTTGTGTACCAGTTCCACCACCTGCTGCCGGAATTCACCGCCCTGGAAAACGTGTGCATGCCGTTGCTGATCGGCAAGACCGCGATCCCGCAAGCCCGCCAGCGCGCCAAAGCCCTGCTGGAACGCGTTGGCCTGGGCCATCGCCTGGAGCACAAACCGGCCGAATTGTCCGGCGGCGAGCGTCAGCGTGTGGCCATCGCACGCGCCCTGGTGAACAACCCGGGCCTGGTGATGCTCGATGAGCCCACCGGCAACCTCGACTCCCACACCGCCCAAGGCATCAAGGACTTGATGCTGGAACTGAGCACCCAGATGCGCACCGCGTTCCTGGTGGTAACCCATGACATGAGCATGGCGCGGCAGATGGACCGCGTGTTGCACCTGCAGGAAGGTCATCTGGTCGCCATCTGA
- a CDS encoding lipoprotein-releasing ABC transporter permease subunit encodes MFRPLSIFIGTRYTRAKRRNRFVSFISMTSMIGLALGVLAMIVVLSVMNGFQREMSSRILGMVPHATIVGVNPIDDWQPVAAAAMKNPQVTAAVPFTQMDGMFSYKGAMQPIEISGIDPAQEGKVSIVAQHIVRGKLDDLKPGEFGVVVGEITARRFRLNVGDKLTLIVPELSSAPGGITPRMQRLNVVGIFKVGAELDGSMALIHMADAAEIQHWQPNQVQSVRLAVKDLYAAPKVSADIAASLGASYKPDDWTHTQGSLFSAMKMEKTMIGLLLLMIVAVAAFNIIATLIMVVNDKGADIAILRTIGATPGQIMAIFMVQGTVIGVVGTLIGGILGVIAALNVSELVGWVERVTGQHIFSSDVYFVSNLPSELQGGDVLLICSAGFVLSFLATIYPAYRAAKIEPAHALRYS; translated from the coding sequence ATGTTCAGACCGTTATCGATTTTCATCGGCACGCGCTATACCCGCGCCAAACGCCGCAACCGTTTTGTTTCGTTTATCTCGATGACCTCGATGATCGGCCTCGCCCTGGGCGTGCTGGCGATGATCGTGGTGCTGTCGGTGATGAACGGCTTCCAGCGCGAAATGAGCTCGCGCATCCTCGGCATGGTGCCCCATGCGACCATCGTTGGCGTAAACCCGATCGACGATTGGCAACCGGTGGCCGCCGCCGCGATGAAAAATCCGCAAGTGACCGCCGCAGTACCCTTCACACAGATGGACGGCATGTTTTCCTACAAGGGCGCGATGCAGCCGATCGAAATCAGCGGTATCGACCCGGCCCAGGAAGGCAAGGTGTCGATCGTGGCCCAGCACATCGTGCGAGGCAAACTGGATGACCTCAAGCCCGGCGAGTTCGGCGTGGTGGTCGGTGAAATCACCGCGCGGCGTTTTCGCCTGAACGTGGGCGACAAGCTGACCCTGATCGTGCCGGAACTGAGCAGCGCGCCCGGCGGTATCACGCCGCGCATGCAGCGGTTGAACGTGGTGGGCATCTTCAAGGTCGGCGCCGAGCTGGACGGTTCGATGGCCCTGATCCACATGGCCGACGCGGCAGAGATTCAACATTGGCAGCCGAACCAGGTACAAAGCGTGCGCCTGGCGGTCAAGGACTTGTACGCGGCGCCCAAGGTCTCGGCGGATATCGCCGCCAGCCTGGGCGCAAGCTACAAGCCCGATGACTGGACCCACACCCAGGGCAGCCTGTTCAGCGCAATGAAGATGGAAAAGACCATGATCGGCCTGCTGTTGCTGATGATCGTCGCCGTGGCCGCGTTCAACATCATTGCAACCTTGATCATGGTGGTGAACGACAAGGGCGCGGACATCGCGATCCTGCGCACCATCGGCGCCACGCCAGGGCAGATCATGGCGATCTTCATGGTGCAGGGCACGGTGATTGGCGTCGTCGGCACCTTGATCGGCGGCATATTGGGCGTGATTGCGGCGCTCAACGTGAGTGAACTGGTAGGCTGGGTGGAGCGGGTCACCGGGCAGCATATCTTCAGTTCGGACGTGTATTTTGTCAGCAACCTGCCTTCGGAACTGCAAGGTGGGGATGTGCTGCTGATCTGTTCGGCCGGGTTTGTGCTGAGCTTCCTGGCGACGATTTATCCGGCGTATCGGGCGGCGAAGATTGAGCCGGCGCATGCTCTAAGATATTCGTAA
- the copI gene encoding copper-resistant cuproprotein CopI, whose amino-acid sequence MTLRTPLLLAACLLVSSVDAMADAAHAYAFGQPAPANKATRTVEMTLQDIAFSPNSLDVKDGETVRFVLVNKGRLLHEFNLGDAAMHAEHQKEMLKMQANGMLTATGMGAMDHSAMGHGAMKHDDPNSVLVEPGKTAELTWTFAKAKGLEFACNLPGHYQAGMVGKLNVD is encoded by the coding sequence ATGACATTGCGTACCCCTTTGTTGTTGGCAGCTTGCCTGCTGGTGTCGAGTGTCGATGCGATGGCTGATGCCGCCCACGCCTACGCCTTCGGCCAGCCGGCCCCCGCGAACAAAGCCACGCGTACCGTGGAAATGACGCTCCAGGACATCGCTTTTTCGCCCAACTCCCTGGATGTAAAAGACGGCGAGACCGTGCGCTTTGTCCTGGTCAACAAAGGCCGGTTGCTCCACGAATTCAACCTGGGCGACGCGGCGATGCATGCCGAACACCAGAAGGAAATGTTAAAGATGCAAGCCAATGGCATGCTCACCGCCACCGGCATGGGCGCGATGGACCACAGCGCCATGGGCCATGGTGCAATGAAACACGATGATCCCAACAGTGTCCTGGTCGAGCCCGGCAAAACCGCCGAGCTGACCTGGACGTTCGCCAAGGCCAAGGGCCTGGAGTTCGCCTGCAACCTGCCGGGGCATTACCAGGCGGGCATGGTCGGCAAACTCAACGTCGATTGA
- the queF gene encoding NADPH-dependent 7-cyano-7-deazaguanine reductase QueF (Catalyzes the NADPH-dependent reduction of 7-cyano-7-deazaguanine (preQ0) to 7-aminomethyl-7-deazaguanine (preQ1) in queuosine biosynthesis), protein MHPAAEHSPLGKSSEYISTYTPSLLFPIPRAAKWAELGLSAETLPYKGVDFWNCFELSWLLPSGKPVVAIGEFCIPADSPNIIESKSFKLYLNSLNQTAFADTASLEATLRTDLSAAAGKPVSVRIRSLGEIEAEGVMALPGVCIDELDISVSNYEHPRPELLRCDASRIVEESVHSHLLKSNCPVTSQPDWGSVVVQYRGHALDHASLLEYIVSFRQHSDFHEQCVERIFLDLQCLLKPEKLTVYARYVRRGGLDINPYRSTQDMAFQNVRLARQ, encoded by the coding sequence ATGCATCCCGCAGCCGAACATTCGCCGCTGGGCAAGTCCAGTGAATACATCTCCACTTACACCCCTTCGTTGCTGTTCCCGATCCCGCGTGCCGCCAAATGGGCCGAGCTGGGCCTGAGCGCCGAAACCCTGCCTTACAAGGGCGTGGATTTCTGGAACTGCTTCGAACTGTCCTGGCTGCTGCCGTCGGGCAAGCCGGTGGTGGCCATCGGTGAGTTCTGCATCCCGGCCGACTCGCCGAACATCATCGAGTCCAAGTCGTTCAAGCTCTACCTCAACTCGCTGAACCAGACCGCGTTCGCCGATACGGCCAGTCTTGAAGCCACCCTGCGCACCGACCTCAGCGCCGCTGCCGGCAAACCGGTGAGTGTGCGCATCCGCAGTCTGGGCGAGATCGAAGCCGAAGGCGTGATGGCCTTGCCGGGCGTGTGCATCGATGAGCTGGATATCAGCGTCAGCAACTACGAGCATCCGCGTCCGGAACTGTTGCGTTGTGACGCTTCACGCATTGTTGAGGAGAGCGTGCACAGCCATCTGCTCAAGTCCAATTGCCCGGTCACCAGCCAGCCGGATTGGGGCAGTGTGGTGGTGCAATACCGGGGGCACGCACTGGATCACGCCAGCCTGCTGGAATATATCGTGAGCTTTCGCCAGCACTCAGACTTCCACGAGCAGTGCGTGGAGCGCATCTTTCTCGACCTGCAGTGCTTGCTCAAGCCGGAGAAATTGACGGTGTATGCGCGGTATGTGCGACGTGGCGGGCTGGATATCAACCCGTATCGCAGTACGCAAGATATGGCGTTCCAAAACGTACGCCTGGCCCGCCAGTAG
- a CDS encoding DUF4404 family protein, whose amino-acid sequence MPDRKKLEEQVEILRGQLEQEPPLPAEKRKALQELIAKFEVQLELEPATQTPSIADDVNRAVEGFELDHPGIAGTLRNIVITLGNIGI is encoded by the coding sequence ATGCCTGATCGCAAAAAACTTGAAGAACAGGTCGAGATCCTGCGCGGGCAGTTGGAACAGGAACCGCCGCTGCCTGCCGAAAAACGTAAAGCCCTGCAAGAGTTGATCGCCAAGTTCGAAGTGCAGCTTGAATTGGAACCGGCCACCCAGACACCCAGCATCGCCGACGATGTAAACCGGGCGGTGGAAGGCTTTGAACTGGATCATCCAGGCATTGCCGGGACGCTGCGTAATATCGTGATCACCTTGGGCAACATCGGGATCTGA
- a CDS encoding HAD family phosphatase → MPHAEIAIASAPALTAVLFGLSGCLVDFGSRARTDSPAPDSQATPGALKILRSLKEQGVPCAWLDELPPSVTTPLAATLPAWVKAASPSSIRWPAPHACWQALMELNIQRLEGCVLVSGEPRLLQSGLNAGLWTIGLASCGSLCGLAPEPWQALSEQEREHKRGKATVALYGLGVHSVIDHLGELGTCLADISLRQLKGEKP, encoded by the coding sequence ATGCCTCACGCCGAAATAGCCATCGCCAGCGCTCCCGCCTTGACTGCCGTTCTGTTTGGCCTGAGTGGCTGCCTGGTGGACTTCGGTTCCAGGGCGCGCACCGATTCGCCCGCGCCCGACTCCCAGGCCACGCCTGGCGCGCTGAAGATCCTGCGCAGCCTGAAGGAGCAAGGCGTGCCCTGCGCCTGGCTGGACGAACTGCCCCCGTCCGTCACCACGCCTCTGGCCGCCACGCTGCCGGCCTGGGTCAAAGCGGCATCGCCCTCCTCCATTCGCTGGCCGGCGCCCCATGCCTGCTGGCAAGCCCTGATGGAGCTGAACATCCAACGCTTGGAAGGCTGCGTACTGGTCAGCGGCGAACCGCGCCTGCTGCAATCAGGCCTCAACGCCGGGTTGTGGACCATTGGCCTGGCCTCCTGCGGCTCGCTGTGCGGCCTGGCGCCCGAGCCATGGCAGGCGCTGAGCGAACAAGAGCGCGAGCACAAGCGCGGCAAGGCCACGGTTGCCCTGTATGGGCTGGGCGTGCATTCGGTGATCGATCACCTGGGCGAGCTCGGCACGTGCCTGGCCGACATCAGCCTGCGCCAGCTCAAAGGCGAGAAGCCCTGA